In a single window of the Streptomyces sp. NBC_00094 genome:
- the mca gene encoding mycothiol conjugate amidase Mca has product MTEQLRLMAVHAHPDDESSKGAATMAKYVSEGVDVIVVTCTGGERGSVLNPQLQGDAYIEANIHEVRRKEMDEAREILGVSQEWLGFVDSGLPEGDPLPPLPEGCFALQDVDVAAGELVRKIRSFRPQVITTYDENGGYPHPDHIMTHKITMVAFDGATDTEKYPEAEFGPSWQPLKLYYNQGFNRPRTVALHEALLARGMESPYGEWLERWKEFQRSERTLTTFVPCADFFETRDKALIAHRTQIDPDGGWFRVPMEIQKEVWPTEEYELSKALVPTSLPEEDLFAGIRDNA; this is encoded by the coding sequence TTGACTGAGCAGCTGCGCCTGATGGCCGTTCACGCCCACCCCGACGACGAGTCGAGCAAGGGTGCGGCCACGATGGCCAAGTACGTGTCCGAGGGGGTGGACGTCATCGTGGTGACGTGCACGGGCGGCGAGCGCGGCTCGGTCCTCAACCCCCAGCTCCAGGGTGACGCCTACATCGAGGCGAACATCCACGAGGTGCGCCGCAAGGAGATGGACGAGGCCCGCGAGATCCTCGGCGTCTCCCAGGAGTGGCTGGGCTTCGTCGACTCGGGTCTGCCCGAGGGCGACCCGCTGCCTCCGCTCCCCGAGGGCTGCTTCGCCCTCCAGGACGTGGACGTGGCCGCCGGCGAGCTGGTCCGGAAGATCCGCTCCTTCCGTCCGCAGGTCATCACGACCTACGACGAGAACGGCGGCTACCCGCACCCCGACCACATCATGACCCACAAGATCACGATGGTGGCCTTCGACGGCGCGACGGACACCGAGAAGTACCCGGAGGCCGAGTTCGGCCCGTCGTGGCAGCCCCTGAAGCTCTACTACAACCAGGGCTTCAACCGTCCCCGCACGGTCGCCCTGCACGAGGCGCTGCTCGCCCGCGGGATGGAGTCCCCGTACGGCGAGTGGCTGGAGCGCTGGAAGGAGTTCCAGCGCTCGGAGCGGACGCTGACCACCTTCGTGCCCTGCGCCGACTTCTTCGAGACCCGCGACAAGGCCCTGATCGCCCACCGCACCCAGATCGACCCCGACGGCGGCTGGTTCCGGGTCCCGATGGAGATCCAGAAGGAGGTCTGGCCGACGGAGGAGTACGAGCTCAGCAAGGCGCTGGTCCCGACCTCCCTCCCCGAGGAAGATCTCTTCGCGGGCATCCGCGACAATGCCTGA
- a CDS encoding thioredoxin domain-containing protein, translated as MANRLAHETSPYLLQHADNPVDWWPWSAEAFEEARRRGVPVLLSVGYSSCHWCHVMAHESFEDDATAALVNEHFVAVKVDREERPDVDAVYMEAVQAATGQGGWPMTVFLTPDAAPFYFGTYFPPEPRHGMPSFSDVLEGVRDAWADRRDEVGEVADRIVKDLAGRSLAYGGDGVPGQEELAQALLGLVREYDATRGGFGGAPKFPPSMALEFLLRHHARTGSEGALQMAADTCEAMARGGIYDQLGGGFARYAVDRAWVVPHFEKMLYDNALLCRVYAHLWKATGSDLARRVALETADFMVRELRTPEGGFASALDADSDDSTGRHVEGAYYVWTPEQLAAVLGEDDAALAAAHYGVTEDGTFEHGSSVLQLPQGGGVADADRIASIAARLLAAREERERPGRDDKVVAAWNGLAIAALAETGALFDRPDLVERATEAADLLVRVHMDETARLTRTSKDGRAGTNAGVLEDYADVAEGFLALASVTGEGAWLEFAGFLLDIVLDRFTGEGGALYDTAHDAEALIRRPQDPTDNATPSGWTAAAGALLSYAAHTGSEAHRAAAEGALGVVKALGPRAPRFIGWGLAVAEALVDGPREIAVVGAPGDETFRELRRTALLSAAPGAVLAAGTPDSEEFPLLKDRPLVAGGAAAYVCRHFVCEAPVTDPAALGEQLLG; from the coding sequence ATGGCGAACCGACTGGCCCACGAGACCTCCCCGTACCTCCTTCAGCACGCCGACAACCCGGTCGACTGGTGGCCCTGGTCGGCCGAGGCCTTCGAGGAGGCCCGCCGCCGCGGCGTCCCGGTGCTGCTCAGCGTCGGCTACAGCTCCTGCCACTGGTGCCACGTGATGGCGCACGAGTCCTTCGAGGACGACGCCACCGCCGCCCTGGTCAACGAGCACTTCGTCGCCGTCAAGGTCGACCGCGAGGAGCGCCCCGACGTCGACGCCGTCTACATGGAGGCCGTCCAGGCCGCCACGGGCCAGGGCGGCTGGCCGATGACCGTCTTCCTCACCCCGGACGCCGCCCCCTTCTACTTCGGTACGTACTTCCCGCCGGAGCCCCGCCACGGCATGCCCTCCTTCTCCGACGTCCTGGAAGGCGTCCGCGACGCCTGGGCCGACCGCCGCGACGAGGTCGGCGAGGTCGCCGACCGCATCGTCAAGGACCTCGCGGGCCGCTCCCTCGCCTACGGCGGCGACGGAGTCCCCGGCCAGGAGGAACTCGCTCAGGCACTCCTCGGTCTCGTACGCGAGTACGACGCCACCCGCGGCGGCTTCGGCGGCGCTCCCAAGTTCCCGCCGTCGATGGCCCTGGAGTTCCTGCTCCGCCACCACGCCCGCACGGGCTCCGAGGGCGCCCTCCAGATGGCCGCCGACACCTGCGAGGCCATGGCCCGCGGCGGCATCTACGACCAGCTCGGCGGCGGCTTCGCCCGCTACGCCGTCGACCGCGCCTGGGTCGTGCCCCACTTCGAGAAGATGCTGTACGACAACGCCCTGTTGTGCCGGGTGTACGCACACCTGTGGAAGGCCACCGGCAGCGACCTGGCCCGCCGGGTCGCCCTGGAGACCGCCGACTTCATGGTCCGCGAACTGCGCACCCCCGAGGGCGGCTTCGCCTCGGCCCTCGACGCCGACAGCGACGACTCCACGGGCAGGCACGTGGAGGGCGCCTACTACGTCTGGACCCCGGAGCAGCTCGCCGCCGTCCTCGGCGAGGACGACGCCGCCCTCGCCGCCGCCCACTACGGCGTCACCGAGGACGGCACCTTCGAGCACGGCAGCTCCGTCCTCCAGCTCCCGCAGGGCGGCGGAGTCGCCGACGCCGACCGGATCGCCTCGATCGCGGCCCGCCTCCTCGCCGCCCGCGAGGAGCGCGAGCGCCCCGGCCGCGACGACAAGGTCGTCGCCGCCTGGAACGGCCTCGCGATCGCCGCCCTGGCCGAGACCGGCGCCCTCTTCGACCGCCCCGACCTCGTCGAGCGCGCGACCGAGGCGGCCGACCTGCTCGTCCGGGTCCACATGGACGAGACCGCCCGCCTGACCCGCACCTCCAAGGACGGCCGGGCCGGCACGAACGCGGGTGTCCTGGAGGACTACGCCGACGTCGCCGAGGGCTTCCTCGCCCTCGCCTCCGTCACCGGCGAGGGCGCCTGGCTCGAGTTCGCCGGCTTCCTCCTGGACATCGTCCTCGACCGCTTCACCGGCGAGGGCGGCGCGCTCTACGACACCGCCCACGACGCCGAGGCCCTCATCCGCCGCCCGCAGGACCCCACCGACAACGCCACCCCCTCGGGCTGGACCGCCGCCGCCGGCGCACTCCTCTCGTACGCCGCCCACACCGGCTCCGAGGCCCACCGCGCCGCCGCCGAAGGGGCCCTCGGCGTCGTCAAGGCCCTCGGCCCGCGCGCGCCCCGCTTCATCGGCTGGGGCCTGGCGGTCGCCGAGGCCCTCGTCGACGGACCCCGTGAGATCGCCGTCGTGGGCGCCCCCGGCGACGAGACCTTCCGGGAGCTGCGCCGTACCGCGCTCCTGTCCGCCGCCCCCGGCGCGGTGCTCGCGGCCGGCACCCCCGACAGCGAGGAGTTCCCGCTCCTGAAGGACCGGCCGCTGGTGGCCGGTGGGGCCGCAGCGTACGTCTGCCGTCACTTCGTGTGCGAGGCCCCGGTCACCGACCCGGCCGCGCTCGGCGAGCAGCTCCTCGGCTGA
- a CDS encoding ATP-grasp domain-containing protein: MPRRQSFDTRVPTVLVRLDRNPFHHGTLGAARSLGRAGIPVHAVIESTTSPVSRSRYLRSARTGPPTPSSVALTELLVRIADEISHDIDGRVPDGASHPVLAIPLDDVSALALARRRAELSPRFLLPEQTEEQLLRVADKAALSTTCAALGLPHPRTELPTGADEAAAMAWSLGLPVVAKWSRPWLLPAGRGLRSTAIVRSLAEVRELYARTPEAGSRLLLQELLPAGRDLDWFFHGYVDSAGRCVTGATGLKERSWPDGAGLTAVGRWTANPAVDRAARELLDALGYRGVCDLDFRLDRSTGAYHLLDFNPRPGAQFRLFTDPDGLDVVRAMHLDLTGRPVPPHSPAYGRRFVVENYAALSLLTSPRRRYTAGPDTVWERRTERAWFAADDPAPALAMGRVWLAHLLRKALGAAARRLGTGRVRHPATLPAPARTSRDQLTQRCER, encoded by the coding sequence GTGCCGCGCCGTCAGAGTTTCGACACCCGCGTCCCCACCGTCCTCGTACGGCTCGACCGGAACCCCTTCCATCACGGCACTCTCGGCGCCGCGCGCTCGCTGGGAAGAGCGGGAATTCCGGTCCACGCCGTCATCGAATCGACCACCAGCCCGGTCTCCCGATCCCGATATCTCCGCTCGGCCCGCACGGGCCCGCCCACGCCGTCCTCCGTCGCGCTCACGGAACTGCTGGTCCGAATCGCCGACGAGATCAGCCACGACATCGACGGCCGGGTACCCGACGGGGCCTCACATCCCGTGCTGGCCATCCCTCTGGACGACGTCAGCGCCCTCGCGCTGGCCCGTCGGCGCGCCGAGCTCTCCCCCCGCTTCCTGCTGCCCGAGCAGACCGAGGAGCAGCTGCTGCGGGTCGCGGACAAGGCCGCGCTCTCCACCACCTGCGCGGCCCTGGGCCTGCCCCATCCGCGTACCGAACTCCCCACCGGCGCCGACGAGGCCGCCGCGATGGCCTGGTCGCTCGGCCTCCCGGTGGTCGCCAAGTGGAGCAGGCCCTGGCTGCTGCCGGCCGGCCGCGGACTGCGCAGCACCGCGATCGTGCGGTCCCTCGCCGAGGTGCGGGAGCTGTACGCCCGGACCCCGGAGGCCGGCAGCCGGCTGCTGCTCCAGGAACTCCTGCCCGCGGGACGGGACCTGGACTGGTTCTTCCACGGGTACGTGGACTCCGCCGGCCGCTGCGTGACCGGGGCCACCGGGCTGAAGGAGCGCTCCTGGCCCGACGGGGCGGGGCTCACCGCCGTGGGCCGCTGGACGGCGAACCCGGCCGTGGACCGCGCGGCGCGCGAGCTGCTCGACGCTCTCGGCTACCGGGGCGTGTGCGACCTGGACTTCCGGCTCGACCGGTCGACGGGCGCGTACCACCTGCTCGACTTCAACCCCCGGCCCGGCGCGCAGTTCCGGCTCTTCACCGATCCCGACGGTCTTGACGTCGTCCGGGCCATGCACCTGGACCTCACCGGCCGTCCCGTACCGCCGCACTCCCCCGCGTACGGCCGCCGGTTCGTCGTGGAGAACTACGCGGCGCTGTCGCTCCTCACCTCCCCGCGCCGCCGGTACACGGCCGGGCCGGACACCGTGTGGGAGCGGCGGACCGAGCGCGCCTGGTTCGCGGCCGACGACCCGGCGCCGGCGCTCGCGATGGGCCGCGTCTGGCTGGCGCACCTGCTGCGCAAGGCCCTCGGCGCGGCCGCCCGGCGGCTCGGGACCGGCCGGGTCCGGCACCCGGCCACCCTGCCGGCGCCGGCCCGCACCTCCCGCGACCAGCTCACCCAGCGATGCGAACGATGA
- a CDS encoding FAD-dependent oxidoreductase, with translation MDDLVVVGAGPYGLSVAAHAAAHGLRLRTFGRSMESWHAMPSGMFLKSEPWASHLSDPEGAYGLDAYAVTRGVRAEHGVPLPVDFFAAYGDWFARQAVPDLDGRLIASVAPATEGFELLTEDGECLRARTVALAVGVLPFMEIPGPLRGLPRRYVTHSSHHGELDRFAGQDVTVVGAGQAALETAVLLTEQGAATVRIVARADRLNWNTPPPALDRGPWLSLRAPHTGLGCGWHNKLYADTPGIFRRLPAATRERIFDSALGPAGAWWLRERFAAVGDVRLGQRITSATVTGDGRLRLDVAGPEGTTVLETDHVVAATGFTPGLDRAGMLDPALRGALRTVGAVGAPEVDGLFESSWPGLFLAGLLTAPSYGPSMRFVLGAEYTAGRLVKGVRQRLRAGARGGTVGRPRTGEKAPVGA, from the coding sequence ATGGACGACCTGGTGGTCGTCGGAGCCGGACCCTACGGCCTGTCCGTGGCCGCGCACGCGGCGGCCCACGGGCTGCGCCTGCGGACCTTCGGCCGCTCGATGGAGTCCTGGCACGCCATGCCCTCGGGCATGTTCCTCAAGTCGGAGCCGTGGGCCTCCCACCTCTCCGACCCGGAGGGGGCGTACGGACTCGACGCGTACGCCGTGACGAGGGGCGTCCGCGCCGAGCACGGCGTGCCCCTCCCGGTCGACTTCTTCGCCGCGTACGGCGACTGGTTCGCCCGCCAGGCGGTGCCCGACCTCGACGGACGCCTGATCGCCTCGGTCGCCCCCGCCACGGAGGGCTTCGAGCTGCTGACCGAGGACGGCGAGTGCCTCCGTGCCCGGACGGTGGCCCTCGCCGTCGGGGTCCTGCCCTTCATGGAGATCCCCGGACCTCTGCGGGGGCTGCCCCGGCGGTACGTCACGCACTCCAGCCACCACGGCGAGCTCGACCGCTTCGCCGGGCAGGACGTGACCGTCGTCGGAGCCGGTCAGGCGGCCCTGGAGACGGCCGTGCTCCTCACCGAGCAGGGCGCCGCCACCGTCCGGATCGTCGCCCGCGCGGACCGCCTGAACTGGAACACCCCGCCACCGGCCCTCGACCGCGGCCCGTGGCTCTCGCTGCGCGCCCCGCACACGGGCCTCGGCTGCGGCTGGCACAACAAGCTGTACGCGGACACCCCGGGGATCTTCCGGCGGCTGCCGGCCGCCACCCGCGAGCGGATCTTCGACTCGGCGCTGGGCCCGGCGGGCGCGTGGTGGCTACGGGAGCGGTTCGCGGCGGTCGGGGACGTACGGCTCGGGCAGCGGATCACCTCGGCGACCGTGACCGGGGACGGGCGGCTCCGGCTCGACGTCGCAGGCCCCGAGGGGACGACGGTCCTGGAGACCGACCACGTCGTCGCCGCCACCGGTTTCACCCCGGGCCTGGACCGGGCCGGGATGCTCGACCCGGCGCTGCGTGGTGCGCTGCGGACGGTCGGCGCGGTCGGCGCCCCGGAGGTCGACGGCCTCTTCGAGTCCTCCTGGCCCGGCCTCTTCCTCGCCGGGCTGCTCACGGCGCCGTCGTACGGGCCGTCGATGCGGTTCGTCCTCGGTGCCGAGTACACGGCGGGCCGGCTGGTGAAGGGAGTGCGGCAGCGGCTGCGGGCGGGCGCACGCGGCGGCACGGTGGGCAGGCCCCGTACGGGCGAGAAGGCCCCTGTCGGGGCATAG
- a CDS encoding LCP family protein: MKFARPKRPRRPLLVPAALAALAALVPGALAVAATAVPTELPSPEKGLNLLVVGLDTRKGVTEEEKERFRLGGQECDCTDVIMLVHVSAENDRVDVVGLPRDSLTAFPADHRDRRTGKVHGAHPAKINSAWAEGGPSFAVETVESMTGLPVHRYLEIDFRRFMDTVDRVDGGVPVCTAQPLKDPATGIDLQPGTKRVGGGEALQYVRSRKADGQMDFGRIQKQQKFVVNTLRQLHEGVLDDPARLREFAATLRGTAEGERAISTAELLTLAARLRELPPDRTEFATVPVRDFNPAIEGVGSTVAWDEEGAAEVFGRLREDRPLPVAGDVAPSLIPAATYRPATGSSLICP; encoded by the coding sequence ATGAAATTCGCGCGCCCGAAGCGGCCCCGTCGGCCGCTGCTCGTCCCGGCGGCACTCGCCGCTCTCGCCGCTCTCGTTCCCGGTGCCCTCGCCGTCGCCGCGACCGCCGTCCCGACCGAACTCCCCTCCCCGGAGAAGGGGCTGAACCTCCTGGTGGTCGGCCTCGACACCCGCAAGGGCGTCACCGAGGAGGAGAAGGAGCGCTTCCGGCTCGGCGGGCAGGAGTGCGACTGCACGGACGTGATCATGCTGGTCCACGTCTCCGCGGAGAACGACCGCGTCGACGTCGTGGGGCTGCCGCGCGACTCGCTCACCGCCTTCCCCGCCGACCACCGCGACCGACGGACCGGCAAGGTCCACGGCGCCCATCCCGCGAAGATCAACAGCGCCTGGGCGGAGGGCGGTCCCTCCTTCGCCGTGGAGACCGTCGAGTCGATGACCGGCCTCCCGGTCCACCGCTATCTGGAGATCGACTTCCGGCGGTTCATGGACACCGTGGACCGTGTCGACGGTGGGGTCCCCGTCTGTACGGCGCAGCCGCTCAAGGACCCCGCCACCGGCATCGACCTGCAGCCCGGGACCAAGCGCGTCGGGGGCGGCGAGGCACTCCAGTACGTCCGCTCGCGAAAGGCGGACGGGCAGATGGACTTCGGCCGGATCCAGAAGCAGCAGAAGTTCGTCGTCAACACGCTGCGGCAGCTCCACGAAGGTGTCCTCGACGATCCGGCGCGGCTGAGGGAGTTCGCCGCGACCCTGCGCGGGACGGCGGAGGGCGAGCGCGCGATCTCGACGGCGGAGCTGCTGACCCTCGCCGCGCGGCTGCGGGAGCTGCCCCCGGACCGTACGGAGTTCGCGACCGTGCCCGTACGGGACTTCAACCCGGCCATCGAGGGCGTCGGGTCCACGGTCGCCTGGGACGAGGAGGGGGCGGCGGAGGTCTTCGGGCGGCTGCGGGAGGACCGGCCGCTGCCGGTCGCCGGGGACGTCGCGCCCAGCCTGATCCCGGCGGCCACGTACCGGCCCGCCACGGGGTCTTCGCTCATCTGCCCGTAG
- a CDS encoding DUF4307 domain-containing protein: MSAVREQLPEGRYGRSADERADRKLKVTGAVLGVLFLGMMGWFGWHYVVDSKISAEMIKFDVVSPTEVQVHLEIRKDEGVKGVCTLRSRAEDGAEVARKDVRIDDPAGRVDDVFTLRTTALATSAELVGCTAR; this comes from the coding sequence ATGAGCGCGGTGCGAGAGCAGCTGCCCGAAGGGCGCTACGGGCGCTCCGCGGACGAGCGGGCCGACCGCAAGCTCAAGGTCACCGGAGCGGTGCTCGGGGTCCTCTTCCTCGGCATGATGGGCTGGTTCGGCTGGCACTACGTCGTCGACAGCAAGATCAGCGCCGAGATGATCAAGTTCGACGTCGTGAGCCCCACCGAGGTGCAGGTGCACCTGGAGATCCGCAAGGACGAGGGCGTCAAGGGCGTCTGCACGCTGCGCTCGCGCGCCGAGGACGGCGCCGAGGTGGCCCGCAAGGACGTCCGGATCGATGACCCCGCCGGCCGGGTCGACGACGTCTTCACGCTCCGTACGACCGCGCTCGCGACCAGTGCCGAGCTCGTGGGGTGTACGGCTCGGTAG
- a CDS encoding GNAT family N-acetyltransferase, with the protein MTPRALRTEICRDEERFGRLAAEWTALYGRCSSATPFQSHSWLHSWWLSYGRPGALRVVLVRRDSGELVAAAPLMRARGPLPVLTQLGGTITDFTDVLLDDDCPEAAPALAHALARAARSAVIDLREVRPGAATERVLARWRGPRRRLPDSLCLELPAVPMEGLLERIPSGKAQRVRAKLRKLDALGIDSHVVSGDEVPAALDRLLKLHQLQWQGRGVTAEHTSRRFAQHLARAVRPMVERGDAMVTEFRLAGDVVAADLTLMSPRLAGGYLYGADPELRARKVDVATMLLRHGARETSTGGRATLSMLRGTEAYKQHWRPETVRNQRLMLAGRATAPLLWLRAGAADGRRWVARQARERAWVGRALTRLPGRTPNGGG; encoded by the coding sequence GTGACCCCGAGAGCCCTGCGGACCGAGATCTGCCGTGACGAGGAGCGGTTCGGGCGCCTGGCGGCCGAGTGGACGGCGCTGTACGGGCGCTGCTCCTCCGCGACCCCCTTCCAGTCCCACTCCTGGCTGCACTCCTGGTGGCTCTCGTACGGCCGCCCGGGTGCGCTGCGGGTGGTGCTCGTACGACGGGACAGCGGCGAACTCGTCGCCGCCGCACCCCTGATGCGGGCCCGCGGGCCGCTGCCCGTCCTCACCCAGCTCGGCGGCACGATCACCGACTTCACGGACGTGCTGCTCGACGACGACTGCCCCGAGGCGGCGCCCGCCCTGGCCCACGCGCTCGCCAGGGCGGCCCGGAGCGCGGTGATCGACCTGCGGGAGGTGCGGCCCGGGGCAGCCACCGAGCGGGTCCTCGCCCGCTGGCGCGGTCCGCGCCGACGGCTGCCCGACTCGCTGTGCCTGGAGCTGCCGGCCGTCCCCATGGAGGGGCTGCTCGAACGGATCCCCTCCGGGAAGGCCCAGCGGGTCCGCGCCAAGCTCCGCAAGCTCGACGCCCTCGGCATCGACTCGCACGTCGTCTCGGGGGACGAGGTCCCCGCCGCCCTCGACCGGCTCCTGAAGCTCCATCAACTCCAGTGGCAGGGACGGGGAGTGACCGCCGAGCACACGAGCCGGCGGTTCGCCCAGCACCTCGCGCGGGCGGTACGCCCCATGGTGGAGCGCGGGGACGCGATGGTCACCGAGTTCCGGCTCGCCGGGGACGTGGTGGCCGCCGACCTGACCCTGATGTCCCCCCGGCTCGCCGGCGGCTACCTGTACGGCGCCGACCCGGAGCTGCGGGCCCGCAAGGTCGACGTGGCGACGATGCTGCTGCGCCACGGGGCCCGCGAGACCAGCACCGGCGGGCGGGCCACGCTGAGCATGCTGCGCGGCACCGAGGCGTACAAGCAGCACTGGCGGCCCGAGACCGTCCGCAACCAGCGGCTGATGCTCGCGGGGCGCGCCACGGCCCCGCTCCTCTGGCTGCGCGCGGGCGCGGCCGACGGGCGCCGCTGGGTGGCCCGCCAGGCCCGGGAACGGGCCTGGGTCGGACGGGCACTCACCCGCCTCCCGGGCCGGACACCGAACGGCGGCGGTTGA
- a CDS encoding rodlin, which produces MKKLLATAAVAASVVGATAAGAGQALAIADDGGTTSLSGNGAHQEFGNSATYGNMSPQFALVQGSLNKPCVGLPAKVNAGSIVGLIPIAVQDINVLSSPQNQQCVENSTQAKGDEPLSHILSDIPVLSGNGAGNS; this is translated from the coding sequence ATGAAGAAGCTGTTGGCTACGGCTGCTGTGGCCGCGTCGGTCGTCGGCGCGACGGCGGCGGGTGCCGGACAGGCGCTCGCGATCGCCGACGACGGTGGCACCACCTCGCTGAGCGGCAACGGTGCCCACCAGGAGTTCGGCAACTCCGCCACGTACGGCAACATGAGCCCGCAGTTCGCGCTCGTCCAGGGTTCCCTGAACAAGCCGTGCGTCGGCCTGCCGGCCAAGGTCAACGCCGGTTCGATCGTCGGTCTCATCCCGATCGCGGTCCAGGACATCAACGTCCTGTCCTCCCCGCAGAACCAGCAGTGCGTCGAGAACTCCACCCAGGCCAAGGGTGACGAGCCGCTGTCGCACATCCTCAGCGACATCCCCGTGCTGTCCGGCAACGGCGCCGGCAACAGCTGA
- a CDS encoding rodlin, with product MIKKVMATAAAAVSIVGASAAVATPALAIANDGGTTSLSGNHAHQEYGNSATYGNMSPQFALVQGSLNKPCIGLPAKLNAGSIVGAIPISVQDINVLSSPQNQQCVENSTQAKGDEALSHILDDIPVLSGNGVGNN from the coding sequence GTGATCAAGAAGGTTATGGCCACTGCGGCCGCAGCCGTCTCCATCGTCGGCGCGTCCGCCGCGGTGGCGACCCCGGCGCTCGCCATCGCCAACGACGGCGGCACCACCTCGCTGAGCGGCAACCACGCTCACCAGGAGTACGGAAACTCCGCCACGTACGGCAACATGAGCCCGCAGTTCGCGCTCGTCCAGGGCTCGCTGAACAAGCCGTGCATCGGCCTGCCGGCCAAGCTCAACGCCGGTTCGATCGTCGGCGCGATCCCGATCTCCGTCCAGGACATCAACGTGCTGTCCTCCCCGCAGAACCAGCAGTGCGTCGAGAACTCGACCCAGGCCAAGGGTGACGAGGCCCTGTCGCACATCCTCGACGACATCCCGGTCCTCTCGGGCAACGGCGTCGGCAACAACTGA
- a CDS encoding chaplin — protein sequence MNCKKAAAIVAGIVMAMGVASPAFADADAHGAAIGSPGVLSGNVVQVPIHIPINACGNSVNVIGVLNPTVGNFCGNF from the coding sequence ATGAACTGTAAGAAGGCTGCGGCCATCGTCGCCGGAATCGTCATGGCCATGGGTGTGGCGTCGCCCGCCTTCGCGGACGCGGACGCGCACGGTGCGGCCATCGGTTCGCCGGGCGTCCTGTCCGGCAACGTGGTCCAGGTCCCGATCCACATCCCGATCAACGCCTGCGGCAACAGCGTGAACGTCATCGGCGTGCTGAACCCGACCGTCGGCAACTTCTGCGGCAACTTCTGA
- a CDS encoding rodlin, with translation MIKKIMAAAAVTASVVGASAAAASPALAIANDGGTTSLSGNGAHQSFGNSKTAGDMSPQFSAVQGSLNKLCLGAPVKGNVGSVVGILVPVAVQDVNVLSSPQNQQCAENSTQAKGDEPLSHILEDIPVLSGNGAYNG, from the coding sequence GTGATCAAGAAGATTATGGCGGCTGCGGCTGTTACGGCCTCTGTTGTCGGCGCTTCCGCTGCGGCGGCCTCCCCGGCGCTCGCCATCGCCAACGACGGCGGCACCACCTCGCTGAGCGGCAACGGCGCCCACCAGTCGTTCGGCAACTCCAAGACCGCCGGTGACATGAGCCCCCAGTTCTCGGCCGTCCAGGGCTCGCTGAACAAGCTCTGCCTCGGCGCCCCGGTCAAGGGCAACGTGGGTTCCGTCGTCGGCATCCTCGTCCCCGTCGCCGTCCAGGACGTCAACGTGCTGTCCTCCCCGCAGAACCAGCAGTGCGCGGAGAACTCCACCCAGGCCAAGGGTGACGAGCCGCTGTCGCACATCCTGGAGGACATCCCGGTCCTCTCCGGGAACGGCGCCTACAACGGCTGA
- the greA gene encoding transcription elongation factor GreA, whose translation MTQTSDNVTWLTQEAYDKLKGELEYLSGPARTEIATKIAAAREEGDLRENGGYHAAKEEQGKQELRVRQLTQLLEHAKVGEAPADDGVVEPGMVVTIAFDGDEDDTLTFLLASREYASGDIEIYSPQSPLGVGLNGKKAGDDAEYELPNGKKAAVKILSAKPYTG comes from the coding sequence GTGACCCAGACCAGCGACAACGTCACCTGGCTCACCCAGGAGGCGTACGACAAGCTCAAGGGAGAGCTTGAGTACCTGTCTGGTCCCGCGCGTACCGAGATCGCCACCAAGATCGCCGCCGCACGCGAAGAGGGCGATCTGCGCGAGAACGGCGGGTACCACGCGGCCAAGGAGGAGCAGGGCAAGCAGGAGCTCCGGGTCCGCCAGCTCACCCAGCTGCTCGAGCACGCCAAGGTCGGCGAGGCCCCGGCGGACGACGGCGTCGTCGAGCCCGGCATGGTCGTCACGATCGCCTTCGACGGCGACGAGGACGACACGCTGACCTTCCTGCTCGCCTCCCGCGAGTACGCGAGCGGTGACATCGAGATCTACTCGCCGCAGTCGCCGCTCGGCGTCGGCCTCAACGGCAAGAAGGCCGGTGACGACGCCGAGTACGAGCTGCCGAACGGCAAGAAGGCCGCGGTGAAGATCCTCAGCGCCAAGCCGTACACCGGCTGA